The following are encoded together in the Candidatus Methylomirabilis oxygeniifera genome:
- a CDS encoding putative Protein-tyrosine kinase (Evidence 3 : Function proposed based on presence of conserved amino acid motif, structural feature or limited homology), protein MDPDNALVKAKDNSESLAKPQLWPVQAFPEQKKDPHLRDYWQVLHKHRWIVLTCFLVTVITVATATFVQQSVYKATATIQIDKAAPNVLKFEEVSPAANKETDDYYQTQYKLLMSYSLAERVVRLLRLDVNPEFTGTDAPGSASPTWTRFTNLVNLVRPRSSMQAASGETSTTESPIVQSFLKKLEIEPVKNTRLVKIAFLSTSPELSAQVANAMAENFIEQSIEQKVGATKYAGDFLAKQIQDVRIKLESSDELLQKFARQKQYLVLDEKQEQTTKQLSLLTDALMKARSDRLAKEALHRQTQGQDFQSIPSVLENALIVDLKKEYFRLQAEYRKLSETFLPDYPRMVALKSNIEEVKSRLDGEVQKIIDGLRSSYEAAVKSEHLLQSSVDKQKQVTLKTNEDSIQYNILKREVDINRELYAGLLQRMKETAVSAGLDSTNIQIADRAKVPLFPDRPKKLLNLALGIVLGLSLGIGLAFFADYLDNTVNKIEEVESTFALPILGAVPALASAERRKRLKGATNGQGAKSFELMMHQDQSSLVSEAIRNIRTSLLFSLPDNPPKLLLVTSAEPGDGKTGVSINLSVALSQLGSDILLIDADMRYPDCHRLLEQDRTPGLSNFLVGDAELSAAIKPTTIPNLYLLPAGQSPLNPAELLGSERMRDALELLCRQFKHVIIDSPPILGFTDSVLLSTFADGTLLVIRAGKTVRDAALRAVRTLNAVNAKLLGVVLNSLELHGNGYSYYQDYHDYYHRKSERRDSVMSHRDSH, encoded by the coding sequence ATGGACCCCGATAATGCGCTCGTAAAGGCGAAGGATAATAGCGAGAGCCTGGCGAAACCTCAACTATGGCCTGTTCAGGCGTTTCCTGAGCAAAAGAAAGACCCGCATCTCAGGGATTACTGGCAGGTGCTGCATAAGCATCGCTGGATCGTCCTCACCTGTTTCCTTGTCACGGTGATCACGGTTGCGACAGCGACATTCGTGCAGCAGTCGGTCTATAAGGCGACCGCGACTATTCAGATCGACAAAGCGGCACCGAATGTCCTGAAGTTTGAAGAGGTCTCGCCGGCTGCCAACAAAGAGACCGACGACTATTATCAAACACAATACAAACTACTGATGAGCTATTCCCTGGCGGAGAGAGTGGTCAGGTTGCTCAGACTCGACGTCAATCCGGAATTTACGGGAACGGATGCACCGGGTTCGGCCTCCCCAACATGGACCCGGTTCACTAACCTTGTGAACCTCGTACGTCCTCGGTCATCTATGCAGGCGGCTTCCGGTGAGACGTCAACCACCGAATCCCCCATAGTACAAAGCTTCCTGAAAAAGCTGGAGATCGAACCCGTGAAGAATACCCGCCTGGTGAAAATTGCCTTCCTCAGCACCTCGCCGGAGCTGTCCGCCCAGGTGGCTAATGCGATGGCAGAGAACTTTATCGAACAGAGTATCGAGCAAAAGGTGGGTGCGACGAAATATGCCGGCGACTTTCTGGCGAAACAGATTCAAGACGTGAGGATCAAGCTTGAGAGCTCTGATGAGCTGCTCCAGAAGTTTGCCAGGCAAAAACAATACCTTGTGCTCGATGAAAAACAGGAGCAGACGACCAAACAGCTTTCACTGCTCACCGATGCCCTGATGAAGGCGCGCAGCGATCGGCTGGCGAAAGAGGCGCTGCATCGACAGACCCAGGGACAGGATTTCCAGTCAATCCCGTCGGTGCTGGAAAATGCGCTGATCGTTGACTTGAAGAAAGAGTATTTCCGCCTGCAAGCGGAATACAGGAAGTTGTCTGAGACGTTTCTACCGGACTATCCCAGGATGGTGGCGCTGAAGAGCAATATTGAGGAGGTGAAGAGCCGGCTCGATGGTGAGGTCCAAAAGATTATCGATGGGCTCCGGTCGAGCTATGAGGCGGCCGTAAAATCGGAACATCTGCTCCAATCGTCGGTGGACAAGCAGAAACAGGTGACGCTGAAGACGAATGAAGATTCGATTCAGTACAACATCCTGAAGCGAGAGGTCGACATCAATCGCGAACTGTATGCCGGCCTGTTGCAGCGCATGAAAGAGACGGCCGTTTCTGCAGGACTCGATTCGACGAATATCCAGATCGCTGACCGGGCCAAGGTTCCTCTCTTTCCCGATCGTCCTAAGAAGTTGCTTAACCTGGCGCTCGGGATCGTTCTTGGTTTGAGCCTGGGGATCGGCTTGGCCTTCTTCGCCGACTACCTCGACAACACGGTCAATAAGATCGAAGAGGTCGAATCGACGTTCGCATTGCCGATTCTTGGGGCCGTGCCGGCCTTGGCCTCCGCCGAACGAAGGAAGCGGCTGAAAGGAGCGACCAACGGCCAAGGCGCGAAGTCGTTTGAACTGATGATGCACCAGGATCAGTCATCCTTGGTCAGTGAGGCCATTCGGAACATCCGGACCTCGCTCCTCTTCTCCCTTCCGGACAATCCGCCTAAGCTGCTTCTTGTGACGAGCGCAGAGCCGGGCGACGGCAAAACCGGCGTATCGATCAATCTTTCTGTTGCGCTGTCACAACTGGGCAGTGACATTTTGCTCATCGATGCGGATATGCGCTATCCGGATTGTCACCGACTGTTGGAGCAGGATCGGACGCCAGGGCTGTCGAACTTTCTTGTGGGGGACGCAGAGCTCAGCGCCGCAATCAAACCGACGACCATCCCCAACCTCTATCTGCTGCCGGCGGGGCAATCGCCATTGAACCCGGCGGAGCTGCTTGGTTCCGAGCGGATGAGGGATGCTCTGGAGCTGCTCTGCAGACAGTTCAAGCATGTGATCATCGACTCGCCGCCGATACTGGGATTTACTGATAGTGTCCTGCTGTCTACATTCGCCGACGGCACCTTGCTTGTTATCCGTGCAGGTAAAACGGTCCGCGATGCCGCCCTCAGGGCGGTGAGAACGCTCAACGCAGTGAATGCGAAACTCTTGGGTGTCGTCCTGAACAGCCTGGAACTGCATGGCAACGGGTATTCGTACTATCAGGACTATCACGACTATTATCACCGGAAATCCGAGCGGCGCGACTCGGTGATGTCTCACCGTGATTCCCACTAA
- a CDS encoding exported protein of unknown function (Evidence 5 : No homology to any previously reported sequences) — translation MVLAVRTSSGRVISLVFLACLIILAAWMILRPWVAGFAIPPLAHDPDLLRAWRSHPEHRQYRHQYMGRIRQYSVGLQDYQEASKQYRMALRENPLSSRTWFDSARVHWWLGQVKEARDALGLALRFNSSSSRLRWEAALFQIQLEDYEGAIANLRHLMITEPRQRQTYFTLIHTLMRPADFIDTTLPAEPGVLSDYLDYLVRQEEVESGRVVWRRLTGLNPSQLNPSIALSYVDMMLEHKDLSEAISSWNLLLRLRGIRRTADSLGNLVWNGGFERDDTGGGGFDWRIGRGAGAEVGVSSTNSSEGTRALKIAFDGTHNPGLIAAFQIIPVMPRTRYLLSGSIATAGITTTSGIYLEVKNFLDDRRYAASESYVGDHPWSEVRVPFETPPEAQAIILKIRRDTSQKLDNLIGGTAWIDRISLRRLD, via the coding sequence ATGGTTCTGGCGGTTAGAACCTCTTCAGGGAGGGTGATCTCCCTTGTCTTTCTGGCTTGCCTTATCATCCTGGCCGCCTGGATGATTCTTCGTCCCTGGGTGGCCGGCTTCGCAATTCCCCCGCTTGCCCACGACCCTGACCTGCTGCGCGCCTGGCGGTCTCACCCCGAACACCGTCAGTATCGGCACCAGTACATGGGGAGGATCCGCCAATATAGCGTCGGCCTCCAGGACTACCAGGAGGCCTCGAAGCAGTATCGAATGGCACTTCGAGAGAACCCCCTCTCAAGTCGGACGTGGTTCGATTCAGCAAGGGTCCACTGGTGGCTGGGGCAGGTCAAAGAGGCCAGGGACGCCCTGGGGCTTGCGTTGCGGTTCAACTCCAGCAGTTCAAGACTGCGTTGGGAGGCTGCCCTATTCCAGATCCAGCTCGAGGACTACGAGGGCGCGATTGCCAACCTGCGACATCTGATGATAACCGAACCACGTCAGCGCCAGACCTATTTCACCCTTATCCACACCCTCATGCGGCCGGCGGATTTCATCGATACGACCTTACCCGCTGAGCCGGGGGTCTTATCGGACTATCTGGACTACCTGGTCAGGCAGGAAGAGGTAGAGAGCGGGAGGGTGGTATGGCGGCGGCTGACCGGCCTTAACCCTTCTCAGCTTAATCCGAGTATAGCCCTATCGTATGTGGATATGATGCTCGAGCACAAGGACCTATCGGAGGCCATATCTTCCTGGAACCTACTGTTGCGGTTACGGGGGATTCGCAGGACAGCGGATAGCCTGGGCAACCTGGTGTGGAACGGCGGATTCGAGCGCGACGACACAGGGGGGGGCGGATTCGATTGGCGGATTGGGCGGGGCGCCGGGGCAGAGGTGGGGGTCAGTTCGACGAACTCTTCGGAGGGGACGCGAGCGCTCAAGATTGCTTTTGATGGTACACACAATCCGGGTCTGATCGCTGCATTTCAGATAATTCCTGTAATGCCGAGGACGCGTTATTTGCTGAGCGGGTCGATCGCCACTGCAGGGATCACAACCACGAGCGGCATCTACCTAGAGGTAAAAAACTTTCTCGATGACAGGCGTTATGCCGCGAGTGAGAGCTACGTCGGCGACCATCCGTGGTCTGAGGTGCGTGTACCGTTTGAAACCCCTCCTGAGGCTCAGGCCATCATTCTTAAGATTCGGCGAGATACGAGTCAAAAGCTCGACAATCTCATCGGAGGGACCGCCTGGATTGACCGGATATCTCTCCGAAGACTTGATTAA
- a CDS encoding putative Similar to glycosyl transferase (Evidence 3 : Function proposed based on presence of conserved amino acid motif, structural feature or limited homology): MMLGMRGLLLAGIDIAIIIGSIVGSTCLRLGIEPGLEYLGIHAMSFVVSGVTYLVLLFIGNQYDARKDYRSLSEFLTLLYVSTGAFMLSTIFFYVDWSLRIGRGVYLLNAILVTLGISLWRRLYSRLIVRSSFQKRVLILGLGKEEEQLLHELSEIKTSGIQYIGALVDESLSHRESKKNGIAVLGGMDRLGTVLTEQAPDLLITSNGCLSRQDVCQELFVQQRHGIEVVHISNLYEQMTGKVPIHYVSDHVAHMGIIRSPIYAKRVKELIDRSAALLALILCSPIAVLIAVGIACTSPGSIFYVQERLGVGGRKFKLLKFRTMVENAEQNTGPVWTSENDQRITRFGRFLRRSRLDEIPQLINVFSGEMSLVGPRPEREPFIRQFQDRIPVYREGRRKRDPIGTAVQTGWQETIPLYSLRFAVKPGITGWAQVNGNYAASVEESWEKFAYDLYYIKNQSFFLDVTILARTLWVVLGGSGR, encoded by the coding sequence ATGATGCTTGGAATGCGAGGATTGTTGTTGGCCGGCATCGATATCGCCATTATCATCGGTTCGATTGTTGGTTCGACATGTTTGCGATTAGGAATCGAACCCGGACTTGAGTACCTTGGTATTCACGCGATGTCGTTTGTTGTCAGTGGGGTGACCTATCTTGTGCTGTTATTCATCGGCAATCAGTACGACGCACGAAAAGATTATCGCTCGCTCTCCGAATTCCTTACCCTACTGTATGTGTCTACAGGGGCGTTCATGCTGTCGACGATCTTTTTTTACGTCGATTGGTCGCTGAGGATTGGGCGAGGAGTCTATCTGCTGAACGCGATCCTGGTTACGTTGGGTATTTCCCTCTGGAGAAGACTTTACAGCCGCCTGATTGTTCGTTCATCTTTTCAAAAGCGAGTGCTTATTTTGGGATTGGGCAAGGAAGAGGAGCAATTACTCCACGAACTGAGCGAGATAAAGACCTCGGGGATTCAGTATATCGGAGCGTTGGTTGATGAGTCGCTTTCTCACCGTGAGAGTAAGAAAAACGGGATTGCCGTACTGGGAGGCATGGATCGGCTGGGGACAGTCCTGACCGAACAAGCGCCCGATCTATTGATCACATCAAATGGCTGTTTGTCTCGACAGGACGTCTGTCAGGAACTTTTTGTTCAACAACGCCATGGAATAGAAGTCGTCCACATTTCCAATCTGTATGAACAGATGACGGGTAAGGTGCCGATTCACTATGTGTCGGATCATGTGGCGCACATGGGCATCATCCGATCGCCAATTTACGCAAAGAGAGTGAAAGAGTTAATCGATAGATCGGCGGCGCTCCTTGCACTGATCCTGTGCTCTCCGATTGCTGTACTCATCGCGGTCGGGATCGCGTGTACTTCGCCTGGCAGTATTTTTTATGTGCAGGAGCGACTTGGTGTCGGTGGCCGGAAGTTCAAACTGCTGAAGTTCCGGACGATGGTTGAAAATGCGGAGCAGAATACGGGCCCCGTGTGGACTTCCGAGAATGATCAGCGAATCACAAGGTTCGGCCGTTTTTTAAGGCGCTCTCGCCTTGATGAGATCCCCCAACTTATTAATGTCTTCTCGGGAGAGATGAGCCTGGTGGGACCACGCCCTGAACGAGAGCCGTTCATCAGGCAGTTTCAAGATCGCATACCGGTATATCGAGAAGGAAGACGAAAAAGGGATCCGATCGGCACGGCGGTTCAAACCGGCTGGCAGGAAACGATTCCACTTTATTCATTACGATTTGCGGTCAAACCGGGTATCACCGGCTGGGCTCAGGTCAACGGCAATTACGCGGCATCGGTAGAAGAGAGCTGGGAAAAGTTTGCGTACGATTTGTACTACATCAAGAATCAATCATTTTTCCTTGATGTTACCATTCTTGCTAGGACATTATGGGTCGTCCTCGGTGGAAGCGGCCGCTAA
- a CDS encoding membrane protein of unknown function (Evidence 5 : No homology to any previously reported sequences), producing the protein MTTVVIRERSNRLLVCGLAFLLGAPLCYTVAVGNYLLTAGLAFVGVYTALCFMRVDVAIIGYLLVAASEINIPELEKFEYKGLILQNVLLGVLLIAVAAKIAWNKRIIVSSPLNRPLFVLFGVYVVYSFWSIGPQYPDLWESLRAAKNILAFPILYWIILNSASVGSGRRPRVYLIGFMLISVIGTVHALWKYRQVMSDFTITYWNDQRINRGEALGETFYMTCVLAVLLLTYYVIQTQGSWSRRAAAVVGIGIFAITNMAFLYRAGTAALIVAMIVMVILLKQLRAIPWLVPLAAVMLIAFWFAPQILTRAESTYGIQRGGTIGFDPSFSNRKDYLWPAALALVKTNFLWGIGYQNFERTVGMNVHNQFLSWLVELGIAGFAAGVWFYIRICQFFWRRFVLEQDEWARAIALSSLCLMVSTLVWFLTHDFFLYGWLYHPLAFAGVLGAKASHEGVARAGSAEYGSG; encoded by the coding sequence ATGACGACTGTGGTGATCCGAGAAAGGTCCAACCGGCTGTTGGTGTGTGGCTTAGCTTTCTTATTGGGAGCACCCCTCTGTTATACCGTCGCCGTTGGAAACTACCTCTTGACGGCCGGGCTCGCGTTCGTTGGAGTGTATACGGCGCTCTGTTTTATGAGAGTTGACGTCGCAATTATCGGCTATCTGCTTGTCGCCGCTTCAGAAATCAACATTCCTGAACTAGAGAAATTCGAATACAAAGGGCTTATTCTCCAAAATGTGTTACTTGGGGTCTTGCTCATAGCGGTAGCTGCGAAGATTGCGTGGAACAAGCGTATTATCGTGTCGTCGCCACTCAATAGGCCCCTCTTTGTGTTATTTGGTGTCTATGTAGTGTACAGTTTCTGGAGTATCGGCCCCCAGTACCCCGACCTCTGGGAAAGCCTGCGCGCTGCCAAAAATATACTCGCATTTCCTATTCTCTACTGGATCATCTTAAACTCCGCCTCGGTCGGGTCGGGTCGAAGACCCAGGGTGTATCTGATCGGATTTATGCTCATCAGTGTAATCGGTACAGTTCACGCTCTCTGGAAATACCGGCAGGTCATGAGCGACTTTACCATAACATACTGGAATGATCAGCGGATCAATCGCGGTGAGGCGCTCGGTGAGACCTTTTATATGACCTGCGTGCTGGCGGTTCTCCTGCTGACCTATTACGTGATCCAAACGCAGGGTAGCTGGTCCCGACGAGCTGCGGCGGTTGTCGGTATTGGGATTTTTGCGATCACGAACATGGCCTTTCTGTACAGGGCCGGGACCGCTGCGCTGATTGTAGCGATGATCGTTATGGTCATCCTATTGAAGCAATTGCGAGCGATTCCGTGGCTCGTACCGCTTGCTGCTGTGATGCTTATTGCGTTCTGGTTTGCACCTCAGATTCTGACACGGGCGGAGTCCACTTATGGGATTCAGCGGGGCGGAACCATTGGTTTCGATCCGTCATTTTCCAATCGGAAGGATTACCTGTGGCCTGCAGCACTTGCCCTCGTCAAGACCAACTTCCTGTGGGGAATCGGCTATCAGAATTTTGAAAGAACCGTCGGCATGAACGTGCACAACCAATTTCTCTCCTGGTTGGTTGAATTGGGGATCGCCGGATTCGCTGCAGGGGTCTGGTTCTATATACGAATCTGCCAGTTCTTCTGGCGCCGATTTGTGCTGGAACAGGATGAATGGGCAAGGGCTATCGCCCTTTCGTCGCTATGCCTCATGGTATCTACCCTCGTGTGGTTCCTGACGCACGATTTCTTCCTGTACGGCTGGCTCTACCACCCACTCGCCTTCGCTGGAGTCCTGGGTGCGAAGGCAAGCCATGAAGGCGTTGCCCGGGCGGGTAGTGCGGAGTACGGTAGCGGGTAG
- a CDS encoding membrane protein of unknown function (Evidence 5 : No homology to any previously reported sequences), with protein MFRRLLVSHQSVIGASMILSIGNLLTMALGYVFTLVIVWNFGATGSSDAYYLSMTACAFLTGILEGCLMGSMVPAFATQQFQSLVAAERNRQWSSLLNLLLVITLFLAAVMLLWADTVIAFLGPTLDVTTRTTTARLTRLLVPTILLLPIASFFAASLNSLNKFASRVIANAISGLCSTGIAVGLVGHLGVYALGWAVSVGALVRVLVMGLAIHYSGFRYYPSARFRLRSSNAIGGLFVPILLLSILLTVRETAVKSLATMAGSGALTAFSLGIQLADLPLGIVVSTFGSAVLPTLSKLWSEHAKREFMNAVMAVLRTGLFLTIPAAIGIIILGGPIIQAVFQRGAFDSRAVHLTMLVVMFYAIGLPFRGANDALGSALYATRDAWRQVLFSGSGVVIALGTGILLLPYFAGPGLAASLSLGNAVNCFFHLRFLHRRLDVRPDMQGVWFVLKAIGAALAMAAIVLLAYKLLVTVAGEVSGLRGVLALGILACMGAGVYLAMGRLVSLRESVVIRNAVLARLAKKGEQGV; from the coding sequence GTGTTTAGACGATTACTCGTATCACATCAGAGCGTCATCGGGGCGTCGATGATATTGAGCATCGGTAACCTGTTGACCATGGCGCTCGGCTATGTTTTTACATTGGTCATTGTGTGGAACTTCGGGGCTACAGGCTCAAGCGATGCTTACTACCTCTCCATGACTGCGTGCGCCTTTCTGACCGGTATCCTCGAAGGCTGCCTTATGGGGTCCATGGTTCCGGCTTTTGCGACGCAACAGTTCCAGAGTCTCGTTGCCGCCGAGCGAAACCGGCAATGGAGCTCCCTGCTTAACCTCTTACTGGTGATTACGCTCTTTCTTGCCGCTGTCATGCTGTTATGGGCCGATACGGTTATTGCGTTCCTGGGACCGACACTTGACGTGACCACACGTACGACTACCGCGAGGTTAACCCGGTTGTTGGTACCGACAATCCTACTCCTTCCGATCGCATCCTTCTTTGCGGCGAGCCTAAACTCACTGAATAAATTTGCAAGTCGTGTCATTGCGAATGCAATTAGTGGGTTGTGCAGCACCGGAATCGCCGTTGGGCTCGTCGGCCATCTTGGGGTATACGCCCTCGGCTGGGCCGTCTCGGTTGGTGCTCTGGTTCGGGTCCTGGTGATGGGTCTCGCAATTCACTACTCGGGGTTTCGATATTATCCTTCTGCTCGGTTTAGGTTGCGCTCGTCGAATGCGATAGGAGGTCTATTCGTTCCGATCTTACTGTTATCGATCCTCCTGACGGTACGAGAAACGGCCGTAAAGTCGCTGGCTACCATGGCTGGATCTGGAGCGCTTACAGCGTTCTCACTGGGCATACAATTGGCAGACCTTCCGCTGGGGATCGTCGTGTCAACGTTTGGGTCTGCAGTCCTGCCGACATTGTCGAAGCTGTGGTCTGAGCATGCTAAGCGAGAATTCATGAATGCAGTCATGGCGGTATTACGGACGGGGCTATTTTTAACTATCCCGGCCGCCATCGGAATCATAATTTTGGGAGGTCCGATTATTCAGGCGGTATTCCAACGAGGCGCCTTCGACAGCAGAGCCGTCCACCTTACGATGCTTGTTGTCATGTTTTATGCCATAGGTCTGCCGTTTCGCGGCGCCAATGACGCATTGGGGAGTGCCCTGTATGCAACACGGGACGCTTGGCGGCAGGTACTGTTTTCCGGTTCCGGGGTCGTGATCGCACTCGGTACCGGGATACTACTTCTGCCCTATTTCGCCGGCCCCGGACTTGCCGCCAGCCTCTCACTAGGGAACGCCGTCAACTGCTTTTTCCATCTGCGGTTCCTCCATCGACGGCTGGACGTCCGTCCGGATATGCAAGGCGTATGGTTTGTCCTAAAGGCAATAGGAGCGGCCTTAGCTATGGCCGCCATTGTCTTATTAGCGTATAAGCTATTAGTGACCGTTGCTGGTGAAGTGAGTGGATTGAGAGGCGTGTTGGCTCTTGGGATTTTGGCATGTATGGGTGCTGGAGTATATCTGGCGATGGGGCGCTTGGTAAGTTTGCGAGAATCTGTTGTCATTCGGAACGCTGTGCTGGCCCGTTTGGCAAAAAAGGGTGAGCAGGGGGTATGA
- a CDS encoding protein of unknown function (Evidence 5 : No homology to any previously reported sequences): MYHNVEDPARERFRVQMRLLSRFGYRTIVFADLVSQVREGRTIAAKTVVLTFDDGTADHYRNVFPTLEEFGLVGTFFVSPDLIGTTKWMIKYGDTKSRVWFDEVPGQCSKRGDSAPRKFCHLSWDEVVKMHHAGQEIGSHGLTHPFLTGIPLSEAEREIYRSSEQLAASLGGPISTFCYPFGDWSMAVRETVRAAGYRGACVTAPTSTCEVSFDDLFTLGRLPANTEMPMWAFWLVISGGDFFRRRINRLPGIEPIFQLRRDLRRALRQWR; this comes from the coding sequence ATGTATCATAACGTGGAGGATCCGGCGCGGGAACGGTTCCGTGTTCAGATGCGACTGCTCAGTCGATTTGGTTACCGAACGATCGTTTTCGCGGATCTCGTATCGCAGGTCAGGGAGGGAAGAACCATAGCGGCAAAAACCGTCGTACTGACGTTTGATGACGGCACGGCGGATCATTATCGAAACGTGTTCCCTACCCTGGAAGAGTTTGGTTTGGTGGGGACCTTCTTCGTGAGTCCTGATCTTATTGGGACAACTAAGTGGATGATCAAGTACGGGGATACCAAATCCCGCGTGTGGTTCGATGAGGTTCCTGGACAGTGTTCAAAGCGAGGGGACTCGGCTCCCAGGAAGTTCTGCCATCTAAGTTGGGATGAAGTCGTGAAGATGCATCATGCCGGACAAGAGATCGGCTCGCACGGGCTCACCCATCCTTTTCTCACGGGAATTCCACTCTCCGAGGCCGAACGAGAGATTTATCGGTCGAGCGAGCAGTTGGCCGCCAGTTTGGGAGGACCGATTAGTACGTTTTGCTATCCCTTCGGAGACTGGAGCATGGCTGTCCGGGAGACGGTCCGGGCGGCGGGGTATCGGGGCGCATGTGTCACCGCTCCCACATCGACCTGTGAGGTATCGTTTGACGATCTCTTTACGCTTGGTCGTCTGCCAGCGAATACGGAGATGCCCATGTGGGCCTTCTGGTTGGTGATCTCCGGCGGCGATTTCTTTCGTCGCCGGATCAATCGACTTCCCGGGATAGAACCGATTTTCCAGTTAAGGCGGGATTTGCGAAGAGCGCTTCGACAGTGGAGGTGA
- a CDS encoding protein of unknown function (Evidence 5 : No homology to any previously reported sequences) — translation MKVAYLRERNYWLVGLTCFVRNRGQLLLLLPSQMFSFPPRTIDVMCRKLEIRIVLRAAIGEIPHRRALPQTLSECVWLLRKKGIEGLNGKPTYIIYTEKGGPA, via the coding sequence ATGAAGGTGGCATATTTGCGGGAGCGGAACTATTGGCTTGTGGGCCTGACCTGTTTCGTCAGGAACAGAGGACAGTTGCTCCTTTTGCTGCCGAGCCAAATGTTCAGTTTTCCTCCTCGGACGATTGATGTGATGTGCCGGAAATTGGAAATCAGAATTGTGTTGCGTGCGGCAATTGGCGAAATCCCACATCGGCGAGCGCTTCCTCAGACTCTCTCGGAGTGTGTATGGTTATTGAGGAAGAAGGGAATTGAGGGCCTCAACGGCAAGCCAACCTACATCATTTATACCGAGAAGGGTGGTCCGGCATGA
- a CDS encoding putative Glycosyl transferase group 1 (Evidence 3 : Function proposed based on presence of conserved amino acid motif, structural feature or limited homology) has translation MTRPKILYVVPRLGEGGTEQHLLRLLSHLPTNALEYSFACLRRQGPLLPDFKKLGVSIIEFSTPHTTSGRIRRVIELARFMRREHVTIVETMMGMTSFYGALAAYVARVPVVICNQREMGYRVDTGARRLLLKLQMRYFSTHVITNARAIKESLVRGGYCPERKIAVVYSGIPMDVVVTPLSANAERRRLELSPDDIVVGCVARLVAVKGLDGLVKTIPRVLRHLPRVRFVIVGEGPERAVLERMRQELGIERALRLAGYSADPSEIIACSDICVQPSLSEGLPTAVLEYMRAGKPVVATAVGGIPEAIVDRQSGLLVRPGDLDALSDSIIRLASDPMLRTQMGEQGREIVRRRFDIGQVAKHYELLYHELIRGIGPNFSEWATERFGG, from the coding sequence ATGACGCGACCCAAGATCCTGTACGTCGTTCCCAGGCTTGGGGAGGGCGGGACTGAGCAGCACTTGCTGAGGTTACTTTCGCACCTGCCGACGAACGCATTGGAATACTCCTTCGCATGTTTGCGTCGGCAAGGCCCGCTATTGCCGGATTTCAAGAAGCTTGGTGTATCCATCATCGAGTTTTCGACTCCGCACACCACGTCGGGACGAATTCGGAGAGTGATCGAGTTAGCCCGATTTATGCGGCGAGAGCACGTCACTATCGTTGAGACCATGATGGGGATGACATCGTTCTATGGCGCGCTGGCGGCCTACGTGGCGCGGGTACCTGTAGTGATCTGCAATCAGCGCGAGATGGGGTATCGCGTTGACACGGGAGCAAGGCGACTGCTGCTGAAGTTGCAAATGCGATATTTTTCGACGCATGTCATCACAAATGCACGGGCCATTAAGGAATCGTTGGTGCGGGGGGGGTACTGCCCGGAGCGGAAGATTGCGGTTGTATACTCCGGAATTCCGATGGATGTCGTCGTTACACCTCTATCGGCTAATGCCGAACGACGGCGTCTCGAATTGTCGCCGGACGATATCGTAGTGGGGTGTGTGGCGAGGCTCGTGGCGGTGAAAGGACTTGACGGTCTGGTGAAGACGATTCCTCGAGTGCTTCGACACCTTCCGCGTGTTCGATTTGTTATCGTGGGGGAAGGACCGGAGCGTGCAGTGCTTGAGCGCATGAGACAAGAGCTTGGCATCGAGCGCGCCCTTCGTCTGGCCGGCTACAGCGCGGATCCGAGTGAGATCATTGCCTGTTCCGATATCTGTGTACAGCCGTCGTTGTCCGAAGGACTGCCGACCGCAGTGCTCGAATATATGCGAGCCGGAAAGCCGGTCGTTGCGACCGCGGTGGGCGGAATACCCGAGGCCATCGTGGACCGTCAGAGCGGCTTGTTGGTTCGACCGGGCGACCTGGACGCGCTGTCTGATAGCATCATTCGGCTCGCCTCAGATCCCATGCTCCGGACACAGATGGGGGAACAAGGCCGGGAGATCGTAAGGCGGCGTTTTGATATTGGACAAGTTGCAAAACACTACGAGTTGCTGTACCACGAATTGATCAGAGGAATCGGGCCTAACTTTTCCGAGTGGGCGACTGAGCGATTCGGCGGTTAA